The Mucilaginibacter rubeus genomic interval TATACAGGTAGCTATATGGCTGCGGATTTTCCGAACGCTTAACTATTTTGTTGCGGGCATAAGCAAATGAACCGCCTACATAATATTTGAATTTGTTATCATTTTGCTCATACTTCAATGATGCTTCCAAACCTTTGTTGTGTACTTCGCCGGTGTTAGCATATTGCAAGTTAAAGCCGGTATAATCAGGCACACTTGCTGTCGGAACTTCAAGGATGCCGGTACGTTTTTCGGTAAACACATCTAATGTACCCGAAAGGTTTTTCCATAAGGTGAAATCTAAACCAACGTTAAGGGTTGTTTTTTTCTCCCAGGCAAAATCAAGATTGGCAAAAGGGCCTTCGGTCAAGCCTCCGTGCCCGGTGTTACCTGTACCTGTGATCCAACCTGGTGCGCCAACTGCAAACTGTTGGTATAAAAAGCGGTAAGCTTCATTAATGTTACCCACAGTACCGTAGGATGCACGTACCTTCAGGAAGTTAATGGTTGAGTTATCCTTCAGGAAATCTTCTTTTGAAGCAATCCATCCTAAACCAACAGCCGGGAACCAGCCATAACGATGACCGGGGCCAAAATCAGCAGATCCACTGTATGAACCTGAAAGGTCAACGATGTATTTTTTATCGTAATCGTAAGTTACGTTACCGGCAATGCCCTGTGTACGCACCTGGTAAACAATGCCATCATGCGTATAGCCCTGCCTGCGTGCCTGGATCATACCGGTAAAGGTTGATTTGCCAAAAGTGCGATCGTAATCAAACCCCATCCTTACCGTTGTACGGTTCCAGTGTGCACCACCACCATCGCTGCTCGATTGGCTGATAGGTGTTACCGGGGTTGAGCCATAAATAGCATTACCCTGTGCATCCTGACCGGTAATTTCGTACGAGTTTACCGAGAATTGTTTCTGGTAGATCCCTACGTACTGGTTGGCAAAAGAAACTTCACCTTTAAGGTCGAGACCTTTAGTTAACTTATCCAGTTTTTGCACAAAGCTGAAATTGGTTTGCAGGTTACGGGTATGTGACTGATAAACGCCGTTTTGCTGTAAAAGCTGTATAGGGTTGAATTTATATACCGAGCTGTTACCCCAGGTGCCGTTAGGGTTTTTAACCGGGAAAGCAGCAGCCGGGATAGCCATAATATTGTTGAACAACTGATCTGCGGTAAAGCCTGAAGGCGTATTTCTATCCTCAGTGATGCCACTGATGTTGGCGGTTACTACCAGGTTTTTATTCAGTTGCAATTCAATGTTTGCTCTGAGGTTTAACTTGGTGTATTTGGCGTTAGTACCAAAGTCTTTATCAATGATGTCGGCGTTTTTGTATAAACCTTCAAAATTGGTATAGTTCATCAGTACAAAAAACTTGGCTGTGTTATTGCCACCGCGGAAACCGAAGTTATAATCCTGAATAGCCGACGTCTTTTTAAGCAGTTCATCATACCAGTTCACATTTGGGTGAAAAGGATCATTAGCAGCTTTATACAACTCCGGATTAGCATATTTAATTGGCAAACCATCGTTTGTTAGCGCATTGTTATAGTTTGTGGTATAACCGTAAGCATCCATCACTTTAGGCAGGTCGATAGGGCTTAGTATACCATATTTACCGTTTACAAATACCTGTGTTTTATTTAAAACAGCGCCTTTTTTGGTGCGGATGCTTAACACGCCCGAACCACCTTCAAGGCCGTAAACTGCCAGTGCAGCAGCGTCTTTCAATAAAGTAACTGATTCAATTTCATAAGCCGACAGACCGCTAATTGCGCCCATATCAACCTGGAAACCATCAAGGTAGATCAACACCTGGTTACCCTGAAGGTTCCAGCTGCTCACCCCTCTCATATAAAAGGTTGGGTTATCATAACCCGGCTCTCCTGATCCGGTAACTACGGTTAAACCCGGAATGCGGCCCTGTAATGTATTAAGCAGGTTTCCAGAGGTCATGCGGGTTAAGTCTTCGCCCGAAAGAGTGAAAACAGCGCCGGTATTACGCCATGCTTTGTCTATCCTCAAGCCGCCGTCAACAAAGTCTTTATACGAGCTTGCTTTTTTTATGGTATCGGCCGGTGCCGTAACTGCAGTTTGGGCGTTTGCCGCCGAAAAACTGCAGAACGCAAGCATCCAGGCCAAAAAGTTTTTATAATCTTTTTTCATTGTTTTTCACTAATTGTTAATGTGTAAAAGCCTATTACCAACCTGGATTTTGTCCGTCCCAACTACTGTTACCTAAATACCTCAAACTGATCTCGGTACTTGGGAATGGCACATAGTAGTATTTGGCAGGGAACACCCTTGTAACAAATGGAACTGTTGTCCACGTACGTTTCAACTGTCCGCCAACATTCCTGGCAGTAGTTTGGATACCGTGCAACACCGTATTCAATACAGTTTTGGCTTTTAACCAGCGGTTCAGGTCATTATAGCGGTGTCCTTCATAAGCAAACTCAATGGTTTCCTCATTCTGAACCGCGTCCCTGAACGCATCAATAGTGGCCGGATTTTTATCAGGCATTCCGGCACGTTGCCTGATCTTGTTCAAATAATTTGCAGCTTCGGCACTTGGGCCCTGGTATTCGTTAAGCGCTTCGGCATAACCAAGGTAAAACTCAGCAAGGCGGAAAACCGGCCATGCAAAGTGGTTATCGGTCATGTTATCAACCCTTGCAACAAACTTGTAGGTTTCCGTAGCATAACCATCTACGCCGGCATCGCTGCTGGCCAGGTTACCATCTGTACTATAATCGCCTTTTTTGTAGTAAGCAAGGATACCGCGCTGGCTGCTGTAGTATTTACCATCATAAGCAATAGTTTGATAAAAACGGGGGTCAAGGTTCCATGCCGCAACATCAACCGGTAAATCGGAACCGCTTGCAGGCATTGTCCATTTAGTACCATCAATTTTTTCATACTGTTGTATAAATTCGATAGGTACGTTGTTTTTAACACCCCATTGTGCTAAACGTAATTTTGATGAAAGGTACTGGCCCCATGCCGAGCCATCGCCCCAGCCGCCACCTGCTCCTGGAACCTGGTTTGATGTATTAACTAAAATCAACTCCTGGTTGGCAAACACGTTCCACACCGATTCGTAATCGCCCAGTGTAGCGTAAGTTTCGCCGGTTGTTAACGGATGACCTGTATTGTACAATGAAACACCACCGGCTGCAGCATTATCAATTACATCTTTAGCAGCTTTAGCAGCTCTGTTCCAGCGCTCTTTATCATAGCTGGCATAGGCCAATACCGTATCGCGGGTATCATTAAACCTTGCGCCAGATACGTCGCCTTTCATCCCTGCAGGAGTATTATAAAGCGGACTTGCGGCATACAGTAAAATCCTTGCTTTTAAAGCCATGGCTGCCAGCTTGGTAACACGACCAAAATCGGCAGTTGGACGAGTGGCGGGCAACATTGACGCAGCCTGGTCGCACCATTTAACCACACTATCAACAACTGATTGTACCGAACTACGTGGGATTGCAATTTTCACTGTACCATCAAGTGGTTTGGTTACAATAGGCACACCACCATAATACCTGAACAACTCGTAATGCTGCATAGCGCGGCAAAACAAAGCCTGGCCTTTGGTATCGGTTTTCCATGCATTATCGGCGTCGGCTACTTTGTCTATATTTTTCAATACCAGGTTAGCTTGCCTGATGCCTTTATAGTGCCAGTAAAAACCGGCCCCGTTATCCTGGCCAAAACCATAATCGCAGTTGTTATCGGCACTCATGTTACCGGTAATGTATGAACCTGTGTTAATGGTATTTGAAGCCCAATCATAAGCCGGGTGGATGATATAAAGTTGATCGGTAAGTGCTTCGGGACGGCAGCCGTCATAAGTTTCAGGGAAGTATCCCCTTACACATAACATATACATTTGGGCTACCGCGTATTGCGCCTGGTTGCGGGTATCAAAAATGGTATCAACTGTTACCGCACCGCCTTTAGGCTTTTCAAGAAAAGTTTTTTTACAGCTTGTTGAAAGCATACCACCTATGAAACAAGCCACAAGCAGTAAAATAATATTTGTTCTTTTCATCATTGCTATATTTTATGATTAAAAATTAACATTAACGCCTACGTTATAGGTGCGGGTAAGCGGATAACCGATGTAACCTAAGTTTTCAGGGTCGCCCCAGATTTTGTTTGGCGACCATGTATACAGGTTATATCCGTTGATATAAAAACGGGCCGAGCGGATCCCTACTTTTTTCAGAAGCTCGGGTTTAAGCGTATAGCCTATTTCCGCGTTTTTCAATCGTACAAAAGCAGTGCTTTTCAAAAAGAAGGTGTTATAAGCTGCATCCTGGTTGTACGCGGCAATAGGGAAATCAATACGGTCGCCATGATCGTAACGATCCTGGGTGTACCTGTTCAAATCCACATCAAACAATGATTGCTGTTTGTTGAAGTGCAGCTCCTGCATAGCATATTTAGCCACACCTGATTGCCCCTGGAATAAGGCCGAAAAATCAAACCCATGAAAGCTAAAACCAAACGATACGCCGTAGCTCAACGTAGGCAGATCGGTTTTACCAGAGCGTACATAATCTTTTTCGTTGATGACACCGTCACCGTTAACGTCTTTAAGCCTAACCTCACCCGGTTGTAAAGGAGCACCGGCGTAACCCAAATCTTTTTGATAAACCGGGTTACCGGCCGCGTTGTTATACGGTTTGCCATCGGCACCAACAGCCAAAACAGGTTGTGAAAGTATCGGATTACCGTTACCATCAATTTTGTACAACTGCGACCATGAAGTATAAAGTCCATCGGCCTGCAGGTATGAGCCCTGGTTAATAGGACGACCGGTAGCTGCCTGGTACTCTAAGCCCGGCGCAATGGCTTCATCCTTAAACAGGATCTTGTTGTGGTTTGTTGAGGCATTACCTTTTATCCACCAGGTAAATTTACCAGGAGCACTGGTATAGCTCAATTCAATCTCATCGCCCCAGTTCTTTACTTCGCCCAGGTTGTAAGGAGGCAGGGTTGCCTGCACTATGCCTGGTACACTGCCTTTGTATGAAAGGATGTTTTTACGATGTTCATTATAGTGATCATAAATAAGCGAAAGACGATCATTAAACAGGTGTGTTTCTAAACCTATGTTTGATTTGGTTGCCGTTTCCCAGGTTACGTTAGGGTTACCCAACACGTTTTCCTGTGCTCCCTGGATCCTGTTACGATCATTAAGCGTACCAAATGTGTAGCCACCGCCGGCATTGTAACCGTTTACATATTGCCAGGTATCAGGCAGGTACAGGTAACGGGCCGATGTTGTAGTACCGGGAATATTGATGCCGTCGTTACCTACTTTACCCAATGATCCGCGAATTTTTAAATAAGTTATATAATCGGTTTTAGGGAAGAACGACTCGTTGCTGGCAATCCATCCTAATGAATATGCAGGCAGGAAACCAAACCTTTTACCTTCAGGGAAGTTTTCTGAACCGTTATAACCCATGTTATATTCGGCCAGGTAACGGTCGGCATAATTATAAGTTACCCTACCCGATACGCCTTCGTAAGCGTGCGGAAGGTCATACAGCAAATTCGGATCGTATTTTTTCTCGGCATTGGCAAGGATCAAACCGGTAACCGTATGCTTTTTACCAAATACACGGTTATAGTTGATAGAGAACTCACCATATACTTTACGCCATTTATCGGTATAAAAATCTGTCCAACGGGCTGGCGCAACGTCATTGGTTAGCTGTACCAGGATAGGATCAAGCTTATTGCCGTTAGGATTT includes:
- a CDS encoding SusC/RagA family TonB-linked outer membrane protein; its protein translation is MKKDYKNFLAWMLAFCSFSAANAQTAVTAPADTIKKASSYKDFVDGGLRIDKAWRNTGAVFTLSGEDLTRMTSGNLLNTLQGRIPGLTVVTGSGEPGYDNPTFYMRGVSSWNLQGNQVLIYLDGFQVDMGAISGLSAYEIESVTLLKDAAALAVYGLEGGSGVLSIRTKKGAVLNKTQVFVNGKYGILSPIDLPKVMDAYGYTTNYNNALTNDGLPIKYANPELYKAANDPFHPNVNWYDELLKKTSAIQDYNFGFRGGNNTAKFFVLMNYTNFEGLYKNADIIDKDFGTNAKYTKLNLRANIELQLNKNLVVTANISGITEDRNTPSGFTADQLFNNIMAIPAAAFPVKNPNGTWGNSSVYKFNPIQLLQQNGVYQSHTRNLQTNFSFVQKLDKLTKGLDLKGEVSFANQYVGIYQKQFSVNSYEITGQDAQGNAIYGSTPVTPISQSSSDGGGAHWNRTTVRMGFDYDRTFGKSTFTGMIQARRQGYTHDGIVYQVRTQGIAGNVTYDYDKKYIVDLSGSYSGSADFGPGHRYGWFPAVGLGWIASKEDFLKDNSTINFLKVRASYGTVGNINEAYRFLYQQFAVGAPGWITGTGNTGHGGLTEGPFANLDFAWEKKTTLNVGLDFTLWKNLSGTLDVFTEKRTGILEVPTASVPDYTGFNLQYANTGEVHNKGLEASLKYEQNDNKFKYYVGGSFAYARNKIVKRSENPQPYSYLYTQGYPIGQMKGLVYTGFYQQSDFDANGNLKPGIAASSYTNVKPGDLKFKDQDGNGIINDYDKVPMKYSVLPEITLGFNLGFKYAGFDFDAYLQGVLHRTVSLLNSAYTYTHPFVFNNNISEFSANSWTPQNAATATSPRLSTLANPNNDQQSDFWMRNGNFLKLRSVELGYTLPQRGFLRKLDAVRVFVNGTNLFTWDKIEGLEAERLSMGYPLVKAVTFGMKVKL
- a CDS encoding RagB/SusD family nutrient uptake outer membrane protein translates to MMKRTNIILLLVACFIGGMLSTSCKKTFLEKPKGGAVTVDTIFDTRNQAQYAVAQMYMLCVRGYFPETYDGCRPEALTDQLYIIHPAYDWASNTINTGSYITGNMSADNNCDYGFGQDNGAGFYWHYKGIRQANLVLKNIDKVADADNAWKTDTKGQALFCRAMQHYELFRYYGGVPIVTKPLDGTVKIAIPRSSVQSVVDSVVKWCDQAASMLPATRPTADFGRVTKLAAMALKARILLYAASPLYNTPAGMKGDVSGARFNDTRDTVLAYASYDKERWNRAAKAAKDVIDNAAAGGVSLYNTGHPLTTGETYATLGDYESVWNVFANQELILVNTSNQVPGAGGGWGDGSAWGQYLSSKLRLAQWGVKNNVPIEFIQQYEKIDGTKWTMPASGSDLPVDVAAWNLDPRFYQTIAYDGKYYSSQRGILAYYKKGDYSTDGNLASSDAGVDGYATETYKFVARVDNMTDNHFAWPVFRLAEFYLGYAEALNEYQGPSAEAANYLNKIRQRAGMPDKNPATIDAFRDAVQNEETIEFAYEGHRYNDLNRWLKAKTVLNTVLHGIQTTARNVGGQLKRTWTTVPFVTRVFPAKYYYVPFPSTEISLRYLGNSSWDGQNPGW